One Brachybacterium aquaticum genomic region harbors:
- the adhE gene encoding bifunctional acetaldehyde-CoA/alcohol dehydrogenase — protein MSTTSTPTEPTTEDTVAAMIDELAQRGRHALAAYASYTQEQIRSIVHAMALAGVDQHMPLARLAVEETGRGLFEDKCTKNLFATEYVWNSMKDDRTVGVISQDTQRGITEIAEPVGVVAGVTPVTNPTSTVMFKALIAVMTRNPIIFAFHPSAQRCSAEAARVVRDAAVAAGAPADCIQWIEEPSLGATTALLNHPSVALTLATGGAGMVRAAYSTGKPALGVGPGNVPVYVDRTAPIARTVNDLILSKTFDNGMICASEQAIFLHRDVRTAVLDEFAAQGAHLVTAAQKKKLQEVMVTEAGMIAPGVVGMGAAAIAELAGFTIPDGTTLLLVPIDGVGEQDPFSREKLCPVLAVATVKDRAEGLDRCEEMLEFGGLGHTAVLHATDPELEREFGLRMRACRIIVNSPSALGGIGDVYNGLLPSLTLGCGSYGHNSVSHNVGAADLLNIKRIAERRNNMQWFKVPPKTYFERYSIQYLQDMTDISRVFVVTDPGMVQFGYVDIVLDQLRRRGDVEWTVFSDVEPNPSSTTVFEGAQQMERFRPDCIIALGGGSAMDAAKGMWLFYEHPEASYFGMKQKFMDIRKRTYRFPTMGAKAQLVAVPTTAGTGSECTPFAVITDAETHVKYPLADYALTPSVAIVDAQFVDTVPRRTAADSGMDALTHAIESYVSTMASDFSRGLSVQALQLLLANLRPAVLEDDPIAKERVHNASALAGMAFANAFLGIVHSLSHKCGAEFGLAHGRTNAIFLPHVIRYNASRPVKRAIFPKYESFRADRDLADLARVAGLPASSTEEGVESLITAVRELAEDLGIELSLEANGVTREHLDRTIDDLAYRAYEDQCTPANPKQPLLSELKEIIEAAWKG, from the coding sequence ATGAGCACCACATCGACCCCCACGGAACCCACCACCGAGGACACCGTCGCCGCCATGATCGACGAGCTCGCCCAGCGCGGACGCCACGCGCTGGCCGCCTACGCCTCGTACACCCAGGAGCAGATCCGCTCCATCGTCCACGCCATGGCCCTCGCCGGCGTCGACCAGCACATGCCGCTCGCGCGGCTCGCGGTCGAGGAGACCGGACGCGGCCTCTTCGAGGACAAGTGCACGAAGAACCTCTTCGCCACCGAGTACGTCTGGAACTCGATGAAGGACGACCGCACCGTCGGCGTCATCTCCCAGGACACCCAGCGCGGCATCACCGAGATCGCCGAGCCCGTGGGCGTCGTCGCCGGGGTCACCCCCGTCACGAACCCCACCTCGACGGTCATGTTCAAAGCGCTCATCGCCGTGATGACCCGCAACCCGATCATCTTCGCCTTCCACCCGTCGGCCCAGCGCTGCTCGGCGGAGGCCGCCCGCGTGGTGCGGGACGCGGCCGTCGCCGCCGGCGCCCCCGCCGACTGCATCCAGTGGATCGAGGAGCCGTCGCTCGGCGCGACCACCGCGCTCTTGAACCACCCGAGCGTCGCGCTGACCCTCGCAACCGGTGGCGCAGGCATGGTGCGCGCCGCGTACTCCACCGGGAAGCCGGCCCTCGGCGTCGGCCCCGGCAACGTGCCCGTATATGTCGACCGCACCGCGCCGATCGCCCGCACCGTCAACGACCTGATCCTCTCCAAGACGTTCGACAACGGCATGATCTGCGCGTCCGAGCAGGCGATCTTCCTACACCGGGACGTGCGCACCGCGGTGCTCGACGAGTTCGCCGCCCAGGGCGCGCACCTCGTCACCGCCGCCCAGAAGAAGAAGCTGCAGGAGGTCATGGTCACCGAGGCGGGCATGATCGCGCCCGGCGTGGTCGGCATGGGCGCCGCCGCCATCGCGGAGCTGGCCGGCTTCACGATCCCCGACGGGACGACGCTGCTGCTCGTCCCGATCGACGGAGTCGGCGAGCAGGACCCCTTCTCCCGCGAGAAGCTCTGCCCCGTCCTCGCGGTCGCGACCGTGAAGGACCGGGCCGAGGGCCTCGACCGCTGTGAGGAGATGCTCGAGTTCGGCGGGCTCGGCCACACCGCGGTCCTCCACGCCACCGATCCGGAGCTGGAGCGCGAGTTCGGGCTGCGGATGAGGGCCTGCCGCATCATCGTCAACTCGCCGAGCGCCCTCGGCGGCATCGGCGACGTCTACAACGGGCTCCTGCCCTCGCTGACCCTCGGCTGCGGCAGCTACGGCCACAACTCGGTCTCGCACAACGTCGGCGCCGCCGACCTGCTGAACATCAAGCGCATCGCCGAGCGGAGGAACAACATGCAGTGGTTCAAGGTCCCGCCGAAGACCTACTTCGAGCGGTACTCGATCCAGTACCTCCAGGACATGACCGACATCTCGCGGGTGTTCGTGGTGACCGACCCGGGCATGGTGCAGTTCGGCTACGTCGACATCGTGCTGGACCAGCTGCGCCGGCGCGGCGACGTGGAGTGGACCGTGTTCTCCGACGTCGAGCCGAACCCCTCCTCGACCACCGTCTTCGAGGGCGCCCAGCAGATGGAGCGCTTCCGCCCGGACTGCATCATCGCCCTCGGCGGCGGCTCGGCGATGGATGCCGCGAAGGGCATGTGGCTGTTCTACGAGCACCCCGAGGCGAGCTACTTCGGGATGAAGCAGAAGTTCATGGACATCCGCAAGCGCACCTACCGCTTCCCCACGATGGGGGCGAAGGCGCAGCTGGTGGCGGTGCCGACCACCGCCGGCACCGGCTCCGAGTGCACGCCGTTCGCGGTGATCACCGACGCCGAGACGCACGTGAAGTACCCGCTCGCGGACTACGCGCTCACGCCGTCGGTCGCGATCGTCGACGCGCAGTTCGTGGACACGGTGCCGCGGCGCACCGCCGCCGACTCCGGCATGGACGCCCTCACCCACGCGATCGAGAGCTACGTGTCGACCATGGCCAGCGACTTCAGCCGCGGCCTGTCGGTGCAGGCGCTGCAGTTGCTGCTGGCCAACCTGCGGCCCGCCGTGCTCGAGGACGACCCGATCGCCAAGGAGCGGGTGCACAACGCCTCGGCCCTCGCCGGTATGGCGTTCGCCAACGCCTTCCTGGGGATCGTGCACTCGCTGTCGCACAAGTGCGGCGCCGAGTTCGGCCTCGCCCACGGGCGCACCAACGCGATCTTCCTGCCGCACGTGATCCGGTACAACGCGAGCCGTCCGGTGAAGCGCGCGATCTTCCCGAAGTACGAGTCGTTCCGGGCCGACCGCGACCTGGCGGACCTGGCGCGGGTGGCGGGGCTTCCGGCGTCGAGCACGGAGGAGGGCGTCGAGTCGCTCATCACCGCGGTGCGCGAACTCGCCGAGGACCTCGGGATCGAGCTCAGCCTCGAGGCGAACGGCGTGACGCGGGAGCACCTGGATCGCACCATCGACGATCTCGCCTACCGGGCCTACGAGGACCAGTGCACCCCGGCGAATCCCAAGCAGCCGCTGCTCAGCGAGCTGAAGGAGATCATCGAGGCGGCCTGGAAGGGCTGA
- the rplJ gene encoding 50S ribosomal protein L10 produces the protein MANPEKVDAVAEIAELFRNSDAAVVTEYRGLSVGELKELRRALGAETTYAVVKNTLTEIAAREAGIDVFDGTLSGPTAIAFIKGEPVEPAKALRDFAKTHENLVVKSGYFEGKLLSKEDVQKLADLESREVLLAKAAGAMKASMSKAAAVFAAPLSKAARTVDALRAKQEAA, from the coding sequence ATGGCGAATCCCGAGAAGGTGGACGCCGTCGCGGAGATCGCGGAGCTGTTCCGCAACTCCGACGCCGCCGTCGTCACCGAGTATCGCGGACTCAGCGTGGGCGAGCTCAAGGAGCTCCGCCGTGCACTGGGTGCCGAGACGACCTACGCCGTGGTGAAGAACACGCTCACGGAGATCGCCGCCCGCGAGGCCGGCATCGACGTGTTCGACGGCACGCTCAGCGGGCCGACCGCTATCGCCTTCATCAAGGGCGAGCCGGTGGAGCCTGCCAAGGCTCTGCGTGACTTCGCCAAGACCCACGAGAACCTCGTGGTCAAGTCCGGCTACTTCGAGGGCAAGCTGCTCTCGAAGGAGGACGTCCAGAAGCTCGCGGACCTCGAGTCCCGCGAGGTCCTGCTGGCCAAGGCCGCCGGCGCCATGAAGGCGTCGATGTCCAAGGCCGCCGCAGTGTTTGCGGCGCCGCTGTCCAAGGCAGCGCGCACCGTGGACGCGCTGCGGGCCAAGCAGGAAGCCGCCTGA